In Sulfitobacter albidus, the following proteins share a genomic window:
- a CDS encoding vitamin B12-dependent ribonucleotide reductase: MKIERKFTTEGQDAYAALDFISTVSEIRNPDGSIVFHLDNVEVPKSWSQVASDVIAQKYFRKAGVPSKLKRVKEKGVPEFLWRSVAADDAEIGGETSSKQVFDRLAGAWAYWGWKGGYFTTEEDARTYYDEMRYMLATQRAAPNSPQWFNTGLHWAYGIDGPAQGHYYVDHRTGKLTRSTSSYEHPQPHACFIQSVADDLVGDGGIMDLWVREARLFKYGSGTGTNFSSLRGEGEKLSGGGKSSGLMGFLKIGDRAAGAIKSGGTTRRAAKMVIVDADHPDIEDFINWKVLEEQKVASIVAGSKMHEQKLNLIFKAIAAWDGLEADAYDPGKNDALKNAIREAKKVAIPETYVKRVLDYAKQGHTGIEFPTYDTDWDSEAYNSVSGQNSNNSIRVTNAFLTAVEKDADWELIDRVDNRVSKTIRARDLWDQVGHAAWACADPGIQYHDTVNDWHTCPEDGAIRGSNPCSEYMFLDDTACNLASMNLLTFLKEGEFQTEDYMHASRLWTVTLEISVMMAQFPSKEIAQRSYDFRTLGLGYANIGGLLMNMGYSYDSDEGRALCGALTAIMTGVSYATSAEMAGELGAFPGYHRNSAHMLRVIRNHRNAAYGEASGYEKLAVKPVPLDHGNCPQAELVQTAKSCWDEALALGETHGYRNAQVSVIAPTGTIGLVMDCDTTGIEPDFALVKFKKLAGGGYFKIINQSVPAALEKLGYGSAQIEEIVSYAVGHGTIGNAPGINHTTLIGHGFGANELAKVDAALASAFDIRFVFNQWTLGEEFCTQVLGIPTEKLNDPTFDLLKSLGFSKKDIDAANDHVCGTMTLEGAPHLKKEHYSIFDCANPCGKKGTRFLSVNSHITMMAAAQSFISGAISKTINMPNDATIEDCQKAYELSWSLGVKANALYRDGSKLSQPLAAALVEDDDDAAEVLESGSMHEKAQVLAEKIVEKVVVKEIIKSHREKMPQRRKGYTQKANVGGHKVYLRTGEYEDGSLGEIFIDMHKEGAGFRAMMNNFAIAVSVGLQYGVPLEEFVDAFTFTKFEPAGMVQGNDSIKNATSILDYIFRELAVSYLDRTDLAHVQPEGATFDDLGRGEEEGVANVSELSESAAVKSLEVLKQITSPGYLRNRVPQSFTVLQGGQTAIADAVSKAAAEVAGDVAVMTSAPAASATAMDARTKAKMQGYEGEACGECGNFTLVRNGTCMKCNTCGGTSGCS, encoded by the coding sequence ATGAAAATTGAACGTAAATTCACGACCGAAGGACAGGACGCCTACGCGGCACTGGATTTTATCTCGACCGTATCCGAGATCCGGAATCCCGACGGCTCGATCGTGTTTCACCTCGACAACGTCGAAGTCCCCAAAAGCTGGTCGCAGGTCGCCTCCGATGTGATCGCCCAGAAATACTTTCGCAAGGCCGGTGTGCCCTCCAAGCTCAAGCGCGTGAAGGAAAAGGGCGTGCCCGAATTCCTGTGGCGCTCGGTCGCCGCCGATGATGCGGAAATCGGGGGAGAGACGTCCTCCAAGCAGGTGTTCGACCGTCTGGCAGGCGCCTGGGCCTACTGGGGCTGGAAGGGTGGCTATTTCACCACCGAGGAAGACGCGCGCACCTACTACGACGAGATGCGCTATATGCTGGCCACCCAGCGCGCGGCGCCGAATTCGCCGCAGTGGTTCAACACCGGTTTGCACTGGGCCTACGGCATCGACGGTCCCGCGCAGGGGCACTATTACGTCGATCACCGCACCGGTAAGCTGACGCGCTCCACATCGTCCTACGAGCATCCGCAGCCGCACGCGTGCTTCATCCAGTCGGTGGCCGATGATCTGGTCGGCGACGGCGGCATCATGGATCTGTGGGTGCGCGAGGCGCGCCTGTTCAAATACGGCTCCGGCACGGGCACGAATTTCTCGTCGCTGCGCGGTGAGGGCGAAAAACTGTCGGGCGGTGGCAAATCTTCCGGTCTGATGGGTTTCCTGAAAATCGGTGACCGCGCGGCGGGTGCGATCAAATCCGGCGGCACCACGCGGCGCGCGGCCAAGATGGTGATCGTCGACGCCGACCACCCCGATATCGAGGACTTCATCAACTGGAAGGTGCTCGAAGAGCAAAAGGTCGCCTCGATCGTTGCGGGCTCGAAGATGCACGAGCAAAAGCTCAACCTGATCTTCAAGGCGATTGCCGCCTGGGACGGTCTGGAAGCCGACGCTTATGATCCGGGCAAGAACGACGCGCTGAAAAACGCCATCCGCGAGGCCAAAAAGGTCGCGATCCCGGAGACCTACGTCAAACGCGTTCTGGATTACGCAAAGCAGGGCCACACCGGCATCGAATTCCCGACCTACGACACCGATTGGGATAGCGAGGCGTATAACTCCGTCTCCGGCCAGAACTCCAACAACTCGATCCGCGTGACAAATGCTTTCCTTACGGCCGTCGAGAAAGACGCCGATTGGGAGCTGATCGACCGCGTCGACAACCGGGTGAGCAAGACCATCCGCGCCCGTGACCTCTGGGATCAGGTCGGCCACGCCGCCTGGGCCTGCGCCGATCCCGGCATCCAGTACCACGACACGGTCAATGACTGGCACACCTGCCCCGAGGACGGCGCGATCCGCGGCTCGAACCCCTGCTCGGAGTACATGTTCCTCGACGACACCGCCTGCAACCTCGCGTCGATGAACCTGCTGACCTTCCTCAAGGAGGGCGAATTCCAGACCGAAGACTACATGCACGCCTCCCGCCTGTGGACCGTGACGCTGGAAATCTCGGTGATGATGGCACAATTCCCGTCCAAAGAGATCGCGCAGCGCAGCTATGATTTCCGCACGCTGGGTCTGGGGTACGCAAACATCGGCGGCCTGCTGATGAACATGGGCTATTCCTATGACAGCGACGAGGGCCGCGCACTCTGCGGTGCGCTGACCGCGATCATGACCGGTGTGAGCTACGCCACCTCGGCCGAGATGGCCGGTGAGCTGGGCGCGTTCCCGGGCTACCACCGCAACAGCGCGCACATGCTGCGCGTCATCCGCAACCACCGCAACGCGGCCTACGGCGAGGCGAGCGGCTACGAGAAGCTGGCGGTCAAACCCGTCCCGCTGGATCACGGCAACTGCCCCCAGGCAGAGCTGGTGCAAACCGCCAAATCCTGCTGGGATGAGGCGCTGGCCCTGGGGGAAACCCACGGCTACCGCAACGCCCAGGTCTCGGTCATCGCGCCTACCGGCACCATCGGTCTGGTCATGGATTGCGACACCACGGGGATCGAGCCTGACTTTGCGCTGGTGAAGTTCAAGAAGCTTGCGGGTGGTGGTTATTTCAAGATCATCAACCAATCGGTGCCCGCAGCGCTCGAAAAACTCGGCTACGGCTCGGCGCAGATCGAGGAGATCGTCAGCTACGCCGTGGGCCACGGCACCATCGGCAACGCGCCCGGCATCAATCACACGACGCTGATCGGCCACGGGTTTGGCGCCAATGAGCTGGCCAAGGTGGATGCGGCACTGGCAAGTGCCTTCGACATCCGCTTTGTGTTCAACCAGTGGACGCTGGGCGAGGAGTTCTGCACGCAGGTGTTGGGCATCCCTACCGAAAAGCTGAACGATCCGACGTTCGATCTGCTCAAATCGCTGGGCTTTTCCAAGAAGGACATCGATGCAGCCAACGATCACGTCTGCGGGACAATGACGCTGGAAGGCGCACCGCACCTGAAGAAAGAGCACTACAGCATCTTTGACTGCGCCAACCCCTGCGGCAAGAAGGGCACGCGTTTCCTGAGCGTGAACAGCCACATCACCATGATGGCCGCGGCGCAGTCGTTCATCTCCGGCGCGATCTCGAAAACGATCAACATGCCCAACGACGCGACCATCGAGGATTGCCAGAAGGCCTATGAGCTGTCGTGGTCACTCGGCGTGAAGGCCAATGCGCTCTACCGCGATGGCTCAAAACTGTCGCAGCCGCTGGCGGCGGCGCTGGTCGAGGATGACGACGACGCGGCGGAGGTTCTGGAAAGCGGCTCCATGCACGAAAAGGCGCAGGTGCTGGCCGAAAAGATCGTCGAGAAGGTCGTGGTCAAGGAGATCATCAAATCCCACCGCGAAAAGATGCCCCAGCGCCGCAAGGGCTATACCCAGAAGGCCAACGTCGGTGGGCACAAGGTCTACCTGCGCACCGGCGAATACGAGGACGGCTCGCTCGGTGAGATCTTCATCGACATGCACAAGGAAGGCGCGGGCTTCCGCGCGATGATGAACAACTTTGCCATCGCCGTATCCGTGGGCCTTCAGTACGGCGTGCCGCTGGAGGAGTTCGTGGATGCCTTCACCTTCACCAAATTCGAGCCTGCGGGCATGGTGCAGGGCAATGACAGCATCAAGAACGCGACCTCGATCCTCGACTACATCTTCCGGGAACTGGCGGTGAGCTACCTTGACCGCACGGATCTCGCACATGTGCAGCCCGAAGGGGCGACCTTCGACGATCTGGGTCGCGGTGAGGAAGAGGGCGTGGCCAACGTCAGTGAGCTGAGCGAGAGTGCGGCGGTCAAATCGCTTGAGGTGCTCAAGCAGATCACCTCACCCGGCTACCTGCGCAACCGCGTCCCGCAAAGCTTCACCGTGCTCCAGGGCGGTCAGACGGCGATTGCGGATGCGGTCAGCAAAGCGGCCGCCGAGGTGGCGGGAGACGTGGCGGTGATGACTTCCGCGCCAGCCGCCTCCGCGACCGCGATGGACGCCCGCACCAAGGCCAAGATGCAGGGCTACGAGGGCGAAGCCTGCGGCGAATGCGGCAACTTCACCCTCGTGCGCAACGGCACCTGCATGAAGTGCAACACCTGCGGCGGCACCTCGGGCTGCAGCTGA
- a CDS encoding DUF192 domain-containing protein, which translates to MGNGHITTRRGALALGLAALLAAPVAAQRVPIPCAPERVTIRGDFGAAVFTVDVVADPASRAQGLMHVEQMSLSRGMLFIYERPERLSFWMRNTLIPLDMLFLDSDGVIRHIHENAIPLDETPISGGPDPLLGVLEINGGLAARLGISVGDRLEHGAFGPARDTWECTPA; encoded by the coding sequence ATGGGAAACGGTCATATCACTACCAGACGCGGCGCCCTAGCGCTTGGTCTCGCCGCGCTTTTGGCGGCACCTGTCGCCGCGCAGCGCGTTCCGATCCCCTGCGCGCCTGAGCGGGTAACGATCCGCGGTGATTTTGGCGCGGCGGTCTTTACGGTCGATGTGGTTGCGGATCCGGCATCGCGCGCGCAGGGGCTCATGCACGTCGAACAGATGTCGCTGAGCCGGGGCATGTTGTTCATCTACGAGCGGCCCGAGCGGCTCTCGTTCTGGATGCGCAACACGCTGATCCCCCTCGACATGCTGTTTCTGGACAGCGATGGCGTGATCCGCCACATCCACGAAAATGCCATCCCCCTCGACGAAACGCCGATTTCGGGCGGGCCTGATCCGCTACTGGGGGTGCTGGAGATCAACGGCGGGCTGGCCGCGCGGCTGGGCATTTCGGTTGGTGACCGGTTGGAGCACGGGGCCTTCGGGCCCGCGCGCGACACCTGGGAATGCACACCCGCCTGA
- a CDS encoding cold-shock protein, which translates to MPVDDSGPYEVVGSVKWFDPVKGFGFVLADTGGSDILLHVNVLRNFGQSSVADGARVTLLAQTTARGVQAVEVRAIAPPEGSDPGLPEIEGLAPQDLSAVPVQAARVKWFDKGKGFGFANVFGHGDDVFVHIDVLRQSGLSDLQPGEAIAMRVINGKRGLMAAQVQAWETVISLPDAAP; encoded by the coding sequence ATGCCTGTAGACGATAGCGGCCCGTATGAGGTGGTCGGATCGGTAAAGTGGTTTGACCCTGTAAAAGGGTTTGGGTTTGTGCTTGCCGATACCGGTGGCTCCGACATTTTGCTGCACGTCAACGTCCTGCGCAATTTTGGCCAGAGCTCTGTCGCGGACGGCGCGCGGGTCACGCTTTTGGCGCAGACCACCGCACGCGGTGTTCAGGCGGTCGAGGTCCGCGCCATTGCCCCGCCCGAGGGCAGCGATCCCGGCCTGCCCGAGATCGAAGGTCTTGCGCCGCAGGATCTCAGCGCCGTGCCGGTGCAGGCCGCGCGCGTCAAATGGTTCGACAAGGGCAAGGGCTTTGGATTTGCCAATGTCTTTGGACACGGCGATGATGTATTTGTGCATATAGATGTGTTGCGGCAATCGGGGTTGTCCGACCTGCAACCGGGCGAAGCGATTGCGATGCGGGTAATCAATGGCAAACGCGGTCTGATGGCCGCACAGGTACAGGCATGGGAAACGGTCATATCACTACCAGACGCGGCGCCCTAG
- the pdxH gene encoding pyridoxamine 5'-phosphate oxidase: MSDRAGIFAGDDPFALIRSWMDAAAPQELNDPNAIALATVDETGMPNARVVLLKDVEDDAFVFYTNYESAKARELDHAGKAAFVMHWKSLRRQVRARGLITREDGAKADAYYKSRSLKSRLGAWASAQSRPLADRATLEAALEKVTVEQGDDPARPPFWGGFRLTPVEIEFWADGDARLHNRFQWRRSAPGQPWDISRLNP; the protein is encoded by the coding sequence ATGTCGGATCGGGCGGGAATATTTGCGGGCGATGATCCTTTTGCGCTGATCCGCAGCTGGATGGACGCCGCCGCACCCCAGGAACTCAACGATCCCAACGCGATCGCGCTGGCCACCGTGGACGAGACCGGGATGCCTAACGCGCGCGTCGTGTTGCTCAAGGATGTCGAGGACGATGCGTTCGTCTTCTATACCAACTACGAGAGCGCCAAGGCGCGTGAGCTGGATCACGCTGGCAAGGCGGCATTTGTCATGCACTGGAAATCGCTGCGTCGTCAGGTGCGCGCGCGGGGTCTGATCACCCGTGAGGATGGCGCCAAGGCCGATGCCTACTACAAGTCCCGCTCTCTCAAGAGCCGTCTGGGGGCCTGGGCATCGGCGCAGTCGCGCCCGCTGGCCGATCGCGCCACCCTTGAGGCGGCCCTCGAAAAGGTCACGGTTGAGCAGGGCGACGACCCCGCGCGCCCGCCGTTCTGGGGGGGCTTTCGACTGACCCCGGTCGAGATCGAATTCTGGGCGGATGGGGACGCCCGCCTGCACAACAGGTTTCAATGGCGTCGCAGCGCCCCGGGCCAGCCATGGGATATTTCGCGCCTGAACCCCTGA
- the fabI gene encoding enoyl-ACP reductase FabI: MSNNLMAGKRGLIMGLANDKSIAWGIARQLAEAGAELAFSYQGEALKKRVDPLAAQLGSDMVLPCDVGDESSIDALFDGLAARWDSLDFIVHAIGFSDKNELRGRYVDTSRANFAMSMDISVYSFTAVVQRAEKMMTNGGSCLTLTYYGAEKVMPHYNVMGVAKAALEASVQYLAEDLGKDGIRVNAISAGPIKTLAASGIGDFRYIMKWNEYNSPLRRNVTIDEVGKSALFLLSDLGSGTTGENLHVDAGYHVVGMKAVDAPDMAKG, encoded by the coding sequence ATGTCCAATAACCTGATGGCCGGCAAACGGGGGCTGATCATGGGATTGGCCAATGACAAATCCATTGCCTGGGGCATCGCCCGCCAATTGGCCGAAGCGGGTGCTGAGCTTGCGTTTTCCTATCAGGGCGAGGCGCTGAAAAAGCGGGTGGATCCGCTGGCGGCGCAGTTGGGCTCGGACATGGTTTTGCCTTGTGACGTTGGCGATGAGTCCTCGATCGACGCGCTGTTCGACGGATTGGCCGCCCGCTGGGACAGCCTTGATTTCATCGTTCACGCCATCGGTTTCTCCGACAAGAACGAACTGCGCGGCCGCTACGTCGATACCAGCCGCGCGAATTTTGCGATGAGCATGGACATCTCGGTCTATTCCTTTACCGCCGTGGTGCAGCGCGCCGAAAAGATGATGACCAATGGCGGCTCCTGCCTGACGCTCACCTATTACGGCGCCGAAAAGGTGATGCCGCATTACAACGTCATGGGCGTGGCAAAGGCCGCTTTGGAGGCATCCGTGCAATACCTTGCCGAAGATTTGGGCAAAGATGGGATCCGCGTGAACGCCATCTCCGCAGGTCCGATCAAGACGCTGGCGGCCTCGGGAATCGGCGATTTCCGCTACATCATGAAATGGAACGAGTATAACTCGCCCCTGCGCCGCAACGTGACCATCGACGAGGTCGGCAAATCGGCGCTGTTTTTGCTCAGCGATCTGGGCTCCGGCACCACGGGGGAGAACCTGCACGTGGATGCGGGCTACCACGTCGTCGGGATGAAGGCCGTGGATGCGCCGGATATGGCCAAGGGATAG
- a CDS encoding LysE family translocator: MTVESLLAFNAVLIASILSPGAAFLMAVRTTVAAGRRAGVVTGLGLGLMASLWTLAALLGLEAVFTLFPWAFTALKIGGAAYLMYLAVMTWRGADRSLSADVKPARRAFAEGMLVNLGNPKSVLFAAAVIVVVFPGDLSGREIALVWANHLVLEIVFYTACAFVLSAPLARAQYLRLKPLLDRAAALLLGGFGLRLLLNR, translated from the coding sequence GTGACGGTCGAGAGCCTGCTGGCGTTCAACGCCGTTCTCATCGCCTCGATCCTCAGTCCGGGGGCGGCATTCCTGATGGCTGTTCGCACGACCGTGGCCGCGGGGCGCCGGGCGGGCGTGGTGACGGGCCTTGGCCTGGGTCTGATGGCTAGCCTTTGGACACTTGCAGCACTTCTGGGGCTGGAAGCTGTCTTCACGCTTTTCCCCTGGGCCTTCACCGCGCTCAAGATCGGCGGCGCCGCGTACCTGATGTATCTTGCGGTCATGACGTGGCGCGGGGCCGATCGCTCGCTCAGCGCGGATGTGAAACCGGCGCGGCGCGCCTTTGCCGAAGGGATGCTTGTCAATCTGGGCAATCCCAAATCCGTGCTTTTTGCGGCGGCCGTCATCGTGGTGGTCTTTCCCGGCGATCTCAGCGGGCGGGAGATCGCGCTGGTCTGGGCCAATCACCTGGTTCTTGAGATCGTGTTCTACACCGCCTGCGCCTTTGTGCTGAGCGCCCCGCTCGCGCGCGCGCAGTACCTGCGCCTCAAGCCGCTGCTGGACCGGGCGGCGGCGCTGTTGCTGGGCGGCTTTGGTCTGCGCCTGTTGCTGAACCGGTGA
- the gpt gene encoding xanthine phosphoribosyltransferase, with the protein MDNRLPHEKGFHISWDQIHRDSRALAWRLDGKGPDEGAWRAVVAITRGGMAPAMIVARELDVRTVDTISVVSYHSGGGKADQRREARVLKSPDAEVMGDGEGVLIVDDLVDSGKTLELVRQLYPKAHFATVYAKPEGEPQVDTFITGVSQDTWIFFPWDMALQYVEPYRGKD; encoded by the coding sequence ATGGACAATCGCCTCCCCCACGAAAAAGGGTTCCACATCAGCTGGGATCAGATCCACCGCGACAGCCGCGCGCTTGCGTGGCGGCTGGACGGCAAAGGCCCCGACGAGGGCGCCTGGCGCGCGGTCGTCGCGATCACCCGTGGCGGCATGGCGCCCGCGATGATCGTCGCGCGCGAGCTGGATGTGCGCACCGTCGATACGATCTCGGTCGTGTCCTACCATTCGGGTGGCGGCAAGGCCGACCAGCGCCGCGAGGCGCGCGTGCTCAAATCCCCCGACGCCGAGGTGATGGGCGACGGTGAGGGCGTGCTGATCGTCGATGATCTGGTCGACAGCGGCAAGACACTGGAGCTTGTGCGCCAGCTCTATCCCAAGGCGCATTTCGCCACCGTCTACGCCAAACCCGAGGGCGAGCCGCAGGTCGATACCTTCATCACCGGGGTGAGCCAGGATACGTGGATCTTCTTCCCGTGGGACATGGCGCTGCAATACGTCGAACCCTACCGCGGCAAGGATTGA
- a CDS encoding aminotransferase encodes MNAPRTATTFPPPVMEARRWLEGANFRPDRPLINVSQAAPVDPPHPDMRAAMADAVLNDESTHLYGPVLGLPDLRLTLARRTSVIYDGAVTDAQVAITSGCNQAFAAAIATLCAEGDEVMLPVPWYFNHKMWLDMGGVTAVPLPCDGAMQPQIDAARAAITDRTRAIALVTPNNPTGQEYPPALMEAFFDLCAEHGIALIVDETYRDFHAETGAPHTLFKRADWDKTLVHLYSFSKAYRLTGHRVGAVITSETRLAEVEKFLDTVAICPAQVGQRAALWGMENLDQWLAGERAEILLRRATIAELFPPFAADGWELMGLGGYFAYLRHPFALSSAELAPKLVRDAGILCLPGTMFHPEGGGGQELRIAFANLDAGGIATLFDRLAHLDLPRRTG; translated from the coding sequence ATGAACGCACCGCGCACCGCCACCACCTTTCCGCCCCCCGTGATGGAGGCGCGCCGCTGGCTGGAGGGCGCGAATTTCCGCCCCGACCGCCCGCTGATCAACGTCAGCCAAGCCGCCCCGGTCGACCCGCCCCACCCGGACATGCGCGCGGCCATGGCCGATGCGGTGCTCAACGACGAAAGCACGCATCTTTATGGCCCCGTCCTGGGCCTGCCGGATCTACGGCTGACCCTCGCGCGGCGCACCAGCGTGATCTACGACGGGGCCGTGACGGATGCGCAGGTGGCGATCACCTCGGGCTGCAATCAGGCGTTTGCCGCCGCCATCGCCACGCTCTGCGCCGAGGGCGACGAGGTGATGCTTCCGGTGCCGTGGTACTTCAATCACAAGATGTGGCTCGACATGGGCGGGGTGACCGCCGTTCCCCTGCCCTGCGACGGTGCGATGCAGCCGCAGATCGACGCCGCGCGTGCCGCGATTACCGACCGCACCCGCGCCATCGCGCTTGTGACCCCCAACAACCCCACCGGGCAGGAATACCCACCCGCGCTGATGGAGGCGTTCTTTGATCTGTGCGCCGAGCACGGGATTGCGCTGATCGTGGATGAGACCTACCGCGATTTTCACGCCGAGACGGGCGCGCCGCATACCCTGTTCAAGCGCGCGGATTGGGACAAGACCCTCGTGCACCTCTATTCGTTCTCGAAGGCGTACCGGCTGACGGGCCACCGTGTCGGCGCTGTTATTACCTCCGAGACACGTCTGGCTGAAGTCGAGAAGTTCCTCGACACCGTCGCGATCTGCCCCGCGCAAGTGGGCCAGCGCGCCGCGCTCTGGGGTATGGAGAACCTCGACCAATGGCTCGCGGGCGAGCGCGCGGAGATCCTGCTGCGCCGCGCCACCATCGCGGAGCTTTTCCCACCCTTCGCCGCCGATGGTTGGGAGCTGATGGGGCTGGGTGGCTATTTCGCCTACCTGCGCCATCCTTTCGCGCTGTCGAGCGCGGAACTGGCGCCGAAGCTGGTACGCGATGCGGGCATCCTGTGCCTGCCCGGAACGATGTTCCACCCCGAGGGCGGCGGCGGGCAAGAGCTGCGCATCGCCTTCGCCAACCTCGACGCGGGCGGCATCGCCACGCTGTTTGACAGGCTCGCCCATCTTGATCTGCCGCGCCGCACCGGCTGA
- a CDS encoding SurA N-terminal domain-containing protein has product MAQKSSLSKTAMWILMGLLFLGLGGFGAVNLSGNIRTIGSVGEMPVGADTYARELQQELRVISQQAGRPMSFAQAQQLGLDRAVLQRLLRDRALDHEAQQIGLSIGDAALRERIVEIPAFQGINGEFDREGYAQALQSAGLNEGEFETGLREEAARQLIQGPSCPASKCPPPTRRHWLTTSARRAISPGCGSTRPCWRKRSPPPTPPRSRRISRKMPMISACPRPSGSPTPG; this is encoded by the coding sequence ATGGCCCAGAAATCGAGCCTGTCGAAAACCGCCATGTGGATCCTGATGGGTCTGTTGTTCCTTGGCCTTGGCGGCTTTGGTGCTGTGAACCTCAGCGGGAACATCCGCACCATCGGCTCCGTGGGCGAGATGCCCGTGGGCGCGGACACCTATGCACGCGAATTGCAGCAGGAATTGCGCGTCATCAGCCAGCAGGCCGGGCGGCCCATGTCATTCGCGCAGGCGCAACAGCTGGGGCTGGACCGTGCCGTACTGCAACGCCTGTTGCGCGACCGCGCGCTCGATCATGAGGCCCAGCAGATCGGCCTGTCCATCGGGGACGCGGCCCTGCGCGAACGCATCGTCGAGATCCCCGCGTTCCAGGGCATCAACGGTGAATTCGACCGCGAAGGCTATGCCCAGGCGCTGCAAAGCGCGGGCCTGAACGAGGGTGAGTTTGAGACCGGCCTGCGCGAGGAAGCCGCGCGCCAACTCATTCAGGGGCCATCGTGTCCGGCGTCGAAATGCCCGCCGCCTACGCGCAGACACTGGTTGACTACGTCGGCGAGACGCGCGATTTCACCTGGGTGCGGTTCGACGAGACCATGCTGGAGGAAGAGATCGCCGCCCCCGACACCGCCACGCTCAAGGCGTATTTCGAGGAAAATGCCGATGATTTCCGCCTGCCCGCGACCAAGCGGATCACCTACGCCTGGCTGA
- a CDS encoding peptidylprolyl isomerase: MLEEEIAAPDTATLKAYFEENADDFRLPATKRITYAWLNPTDIVDSIELPETELRAEYAARDAQYNQPERRLVERLVFSDQDALDQALAALEVNGTTFEALVEERGLALQDVDLGDVARTDLGTAADAVFTAEAGDVVEGPSGLGPALFRVNAVLPAQTVSFEEAEPQLRDALATDRAIRQVEALAEDFDDQLAGGATLEQLAEETDMTLGQIDWTADTSEGIAAYEAFRRAARDVTEGDFAQIDQLEDGGIFAIRLDESLPERDATFDEVADDVTEAWRADQIAQALVARAEAARDADTPLAEQGLETRVVTGEDRSGFITGTPQGFMTAVFEMEPGKTRILPGDASAVLVRLDAITPAADNAEAQALVGELRNQQNEALARALFNIFADDTLARAGQNIDQRAVNAVNVNFQ, from the coding sequence ATGCTGGAGGAAGAGATCGCCGCCCCCGACACCGCCACGCTCAAGGCGTATTTCGAGGAAAATGCCGATGATTTCCGCCTGCCCGCGACCAAGCGGATCACCTACGCCTGGCTGAACCCCACCGACATCGTCGACAGCATCGAGCTGCCCGAAACCGAGCTGCGCGCCGAATACGCCGCGCGCGACGCGCAATACAATCAGCCCGAACGCCGTCTGGTGGAACGTCTGGTCTTCAGCGATCAGGACGCGCTCGATCAGGCGCTGGCGGCCCTTGAGGTCAATGGCACCACGTTCGAGGCCTTGGTCGAAGAGCGCGGTCTGGCCTTGCAGGACGTCGATCTGGGCGATGTCGCCCGCACCGATCTGGGCACCGCTGCCGACGCTGTCTTTACGGCCGAAGCCGGTGATGTGGTCGAAGGGCCAAGCGGCCTTGGCCCCGCGCTCTTTCGCGTGAACGCCGTGCTGCCCGCGCAGACCGTCAGTTTTGAAGAGGCCGAGCCACAGCTGCGCGATGCGCTCGCCACCGACCGCGCCATCCGTCAGGTCGAAGCACTGGCCGAGGACTTCGACGACCAACTCGCCGGCGGCGCCACGCTGGAGCAATTGGCCGAAGAAACCGACATGACACTGGGCCAGATCGACTGGACCGCCGACACCAGCGAGGGCATCGCCGCCTATGAAGCGTTCCGCCGCGCCGCGCGCGACGTGACCGAGGGCGATTTTGCGCAGATCGACCAGTTGGAGGACGGCGGCATCTTTGCCATCCGCCTTGACGAAAGCCTGCCCGAGCGCGACGCAACCTTTGACGAGGTCGCGGATGACGTGACCGAAGCCTGGCGCGCCGATCAGATCGCACAGGCGCTGGTGGCCCGCGCCGAAGCCGCCCGCGATGCCGACACCCCGCTGGCCGAACAGGGCCTTGAAACCCGCGTCGTCACCGGCGAGGACCGCAGCGGCTTCATCACCGGCACGCCGCAGGGCTTCATGACCGCCGTGTTCGAAATGGAGCCGGGCAAAACCCGCATCCTGCCCGGCGACGCGAGCGCCGTTCTGGTGCGCCTCGATGCGATCACCCCCGCCGCCGACAACGCCGAGGCGCAGGCACTGGTGGGTGAGCTGCGCAACCAGCAGAACGAGGCGCTGGCGCGCGCCCTGTTCAACATCTTTGCCGACGATACGCTGGCACGTGCGGGCCAGAACATCGACCAGCGCGCGGTCAACGCCGTCAACGTGAACTTCCAGTAA